The genome window CGAGGCGTTTTCGCGAGTGACGTATATCAAGTCCGGCTGAAACTGATTGTTTTCGTCCAAGTACACGTCGATCGGCGCGAACAAAATGATTCCATCGTCGGAGCAGATTCGATCCATCGCGCGGAACATTGCCGCTAAGATCCGTTGATGCGACACGACCGGCGCCGTCAGGAAGTCATACCGTACCCCCTCAATGATTTCGTACCGTTCTTCGACGAACGGATTACGCTGCGGTTCACCCTCGTACGTCTCCATTTGCTCCTTCGCGCGTTCGGCCGGCTTCTTCTTTCCCATGAACATCTCCTTCTTCCTTTCGAAAATGTCCCCGCAACGCGAAACACCCCGCCCAGGCCGCATGATGCGTGCGCTTAGGCGAGGTGCTTCCTCGGCTTCGTTACCGTCAGTATGACGGAAAACTTTGCAATTTGTCAAGTTTCGCGTATGTTCG of Paenibacillus antri contains these proteins:
- a CDS encoding Uma2 family endonuclease; amino-acid sequence: MGKKKPAERAKEQMETYEGEPQRNPFVEERYEIIEGVRYDFLTAPVVSHQRILAAMFRAMDRICSDDGIILFAPIDVYLDENNQFQPDLIYVTRENASILTEQRIEGAPDLVAEIMSPSTSKNDKIRKKRQYERHGVKEYWIADPTHRTVDQFVSSGGKFELHDTYGLGDTLTSPLFGCVEIDMNELFANVAPAD